A single genomic interval of Falco cherrug isolate bFalChe1 chromosome 8, bFalChe1.pri, whole genome shotgun sequence harbors:
- the FAM193B gene encoding LOW QUALITY PROTEIN: protein FAM193B (The sequence of the model RefSeq protein was modified relative to this genomic sequence to represent the inferred CDS: deleted 3 bases in 2 codons) has product MAAAASPRRAFPPSLSPRAGAGRAVPPYWLLSWLRRRRAAFAMTRRRNKAAAAAATTTAAAGGASGPRRERVGGSDAGPPPPPPPPPPPEPPAPSEVVAAGSSGEPGRATAQVLPTANQSVQTCCLLCHRERKDWGGPSHNGLVSPGERLPPDFVPTLVQNLLGEMPLWICQSCRKSVEEEERRAVQEQALAVSLSHTSCKSQSCGGGSHSSSSSSSSSSSLCHGNSGDWDPSSFLSAHKLSGLWNSQHTNGAVQGSPLGAPPAALGDKHPGLSLSPECTSQASAMAPGLKACPYSHAASPTSSSTAPGSPLPTSLDFCKTLPKQFKSMCRRATPPGEAFHSSEHHQHSDLTAPPNSPTGLPSQPPALIPSKQTPAHPGPFGSPPHVPLGTSPQATLFPAPSTQAAALKPVSESPPAGTVSHSPGSCKSPHLPPANVPLLKMPPPLSGCTHPCNGHCSTSLIPPPTSHQLPSTNRDPSCKGHKFPNGTSCHPPQPCEADEGLGEDEDSSSERSSCTSSSTNQKDGKFCDCCYCEFFGHNAPPAAPTSRNYAEIREKLRSRLTKRKEELPQKLGHNSSSGEPAVDHRNVDELLDYINSTEPKPLNSAKAAKRARHKQKKKEKEKAQLEAEAQKRAERAPAASQARELAEEKLLEWPELELERVNSFLSSRLQEIKNTIKDSIRASFSVYDLNLDVNDFPKKAAVLEQKNLLSNLNGSSDLQDIDLALAPLSLGPAKSHALLRSELNPRWGEGPGEPPLAPAGENGVVKRLSAVPSLSRMIWVQSKAADSAVDSSGLSLEPKEGQQPKGLEPLEMVPVGSRQRKSKRQSGQTKKGEGAAIAHGGQARLESPGAKGQVLGAKHPSKAGALEPQRVGDCTEPGENGKGQPWGCVSSRQEKERSGEWKGRRGEGKAELPELAQQQLPALAAGDRQLPAPAALGGSPQPKGKSRKSRNKVEKSNTSIDDVFLPKDLDGAEMDETDREVEYFKRFCLDSAKQTRQKVAVNWTNFTLKKTTSSAAQ; this is encoded by the exons ATGGCGGCGGCGGCTTCACCTCGCCGggcctttcctccctccctc tccccccggGCAGGGGCCGGACGGGCCGTGCCGCCATATTGGCTGTTGTCCTGgctgcggcgg cggcgggccgcGTTCGCCATGACTCGCAGGCGGAACaaggcggcggcagcagcagcaacaacgacggcggcggcgggtggcgCCTCCGGGCCTCGCCGTGAGAGGGTGGGGGGTTCCGACGCtggtcctcctcctccccctcctccgccgccgccaccgGAACCGCCCGCCCCGTCTGAGGTGGTGGCGGCGGGCAGCAGCGGGGAGCCGGGCAGAGCCACCGCTCAG GTGCTGCCCACCGCCAACCAGTCAGTGCAGACGTGCTGCCTGCTCTGTCACCGGGAGCGCAAGGACTGGGGAGGGCCGTCCCACAATGGGCTGGTTTCCCCGGGCGAGAGGCTGCCACCGGACTTCGTGCCAACGCTTGTGCAGAACCTCCTGGGAGAGATGCCACTGTGGATCTGCCAGAGTTGCCGGAAGAGCGTGGAGGAGGAAGAGCGGCGGGCAGTGCAGGAGCAGGCCCTGGCG GTCTCGTTATCCCACACATCCTGCAAGTCGCAGTCTTGTGGGGGTGGCTCccactcctcttcctcctcctcctcctcttcttcctccttgtgCCACGGAAACTCAGGGGACTGGGACCCCAGCTCTTTCTTGTCTGCTCACAAGCTCTCGGGCCTCTGGAACTCGCAGCACACCAACGGGGCCGTGCAGGGTAGCCCCCTCGGGGCCCCCCCTGCTGCACTAG gtgACAAGCACCCTggcctctctctctctccggAGTGCACCAGCCAGGCGTCTGCCATGGCGCCAGGGCTCAAGGCCTGTCCCTACAGCCACGCGGCCTctcccacctccagcagcaccgCCCCGGGCTCGCCTCTGCCTACCTCACTCGACTTCTGCAAGACGCTGCCAAAGCAGTTCAAAAGCATGTGCCGGAGGGCCACCCCGCCAG GTGAGGCCTTCCACTCCTCAGAGCATCATCAGCACTCCGACCTCACTGCTCCTCCCAACAGTCCCACCGgcctcccctcccagccaccAGCGCTGATCCCTTCCAAGCAGACGCCTGCCCATCCGGGGCCCTTTGGCTCCCCACCCCACGTCCCACTGGGCACCTCCCCACAGGCTACACTCTTCCCTGCACccagcacacaggcagcagccctgaAGCCGGTGTCTGAGTCACCTCCCGCTGGCACGGTCTCGCACAGCCCAGGGTCGTGTAAGAGCCCTCACCTGCCCCCTGCCAACGTGCCGCTGCTGAAGATGCCGCCTCCGCTGTCGGGCTGCACTCATCCCTGCAATGGGCACTGCAGTACTTCACTCATCcctcctcccacctcccaccagcTGCCCAGTACGAACAG ggACCCCTCTTGCAAAGGGCACAAATTCCCAAACGGTACCAGCTGCCACCCGCCACAGCCATGCGAGGCAGATGAGGGGCTCGGGGAGGATGAAGACAGCAGCTCGGAGCGCAGTTCCtgcacctcctcctccaccaaCCAGAAAGACGGGAAGTTCTGCGACTGCTGCTACTGTGAGTTCTTCGGCCACAACGCG cccccggccgctCCCACGAGCCGCAACTATGCTGAGATCCGGGAGAAGCTGCGTTCACGCCTCACCAAGAGGAAAGAGGAGCTGCCGCAGAAACTAGGGCACAACAGTAGCTCGGGAGAGCCTGCTGTGGACCACCGCAATGTGGATGAGCTATTGGACTACATCAACAGCACAGAGCCCAAGCCCTTGAACAGTGCCAAGGCAGCCAAGCGGGCACGGCACAAGCAGAAGAAGAAG gagaaggagaaagcccagctggaggcagaggcCCAGAAGCGGGCAGAGCgtgctcctgcagccagccaggccaGGGAGCTGGCCgaggagaagctgctggagtggccggagctggagctggagcggGTGAACAGCTTCCTCAGCAGCCGGCTGCAGGAGATCAAGAACACCATCAAGGACTCTATCCGGGCCAGCTTCAGTGTCTATGACCTCAATCTGGATGTCAATGACTTCCCCAAGAAGGCAGCTGTCCTAGAGCAGAAGAACCTGCTCTCCAACCTCAATGGCTCCTCTGACCTGCAGGATATAGACCTGGCCCTGGCCCCACTCAGCCTGGGCCCCGCCAAGAGCCATGCGCTGCTGCGGAGTGAGCTGAACCCCCGATGGGGTGAGGGGCCCGGGGAGCCGCCGCTGGCCCCAGCGGGCGAGAACGGCGTGGTGAAGCGCCTCAGCGCTGTGCCCAGCCTCTCCCGCATGATCTGGGTGCAGTCCAAGGCTGCGGACTCTGCCGTGGACAGCAGCGGGCTGAGCCTGGAGCCCAAGGAGGGACAGCAGCCCAAGGGGCTGGAGCCGCTGGAGATGGTGCCCGTGGGGAGCCGGCAGCGGAAGAGCAAGCGGCAGAGCGGGCAGACGAAGAAAGGGGAGGGTGCTGCCATTGCGCATGGCGGCCAGGCCCGGCTGGAGAGCCCTGGTGCGAAGGGGCAGGTGCTGGGAGCCAAGCACCCTTCCAAGGCTGGCGCCCTGGAGCCACAGCGGGTGGGCGACTGCACCGAGCCGGGGGAGAACGGcaaggggcagccctggggctgcgtcagcagcaggcaggagaaggagagaagCGGCGAGTGGAAAGGccggaggggagaggggaaagcgGAGCTGCcggagctggcacagcagcagctgcctgccctggctgcaggggaccGGCAactgcctgcccctgctgccctggggggctccccccagcccaagGGCAAGAGCAGGAAGAGCCGAAACAAGGTGGAGAAATCCAATACCTCAATCG ATGACGTGTTCCTGCCCAAGGACCTGGACGGGGCAGAGATGGACGAGACTGACAGAGAAGTGGAGTATTTCAAGAG gTTCTGCCTGGACTCGGCCAAGCAGACGCGGCAGAAGGTGGCGGTGAACTGGACCAACTTCACCCTGAAGAAAACCACTTCCAGTGCGGCCCAGTGA
- the LOC102054907 gene encoding lateral signaling target protein 2 homolog isoform X2 yields the protein MLPAALRRWLRRPKRSDPRLLSQFFFADERVTQVVAEINGLDAELDPQQYLVLLNQLHLSQAHLLAVLEQIMEECIPTQRHSRDYLVKFPEELLVDNLGNHMLFAAEVLAPDGLGSQQCLLAGTFLEVEEADRAQLRPQARKLLCSLELVRTVLREQSLSQPGSYPEPVQAALVQFDQLFAEFELSYVSSLVAVKSPEEIYRQQEIIVLFCETVERALRLGYLTQEMIDGYEPLLMFTIPRLAIISGLLIYPEGPLSLEQSPEQMSRVFSPFYNLLKKIRDLLRVLSVEELCLLERSLCTAEPEDHCGPTTPPAWGAAVPRADPTAPWGLLEVPCTPPPPHTCTTRLGPPGSVDDPGTDWRWGPQPPGSSPGTELNATGAHCSELRSHYSSTKDMLHTLFVCISGVADQLQTNFASDLRSILKTVFKIVTSQAEPSEEPSASQEENGDPCVTDAPRVADCPLCSSPAEAAGLRRAGARRLPEWVPDSTCSQCSACSSPFTLLRRRHHCRSCGKIFCARCSPHTAALPHYGQPKPVRVCTHCYATHLPPVPRRDRSR from the exons ATGCTgcccgccgcgctccgccgctGGCTGCGCCGGCCCAAG CGCTCCGACCCCCGCCTGCTCTCCCAGTTCTTCTTTGCTGACGAGAGGGTGACGCAGGTGGTAGCCGAGATCAACGGGCTGGATGCTGAGCTGGACCCGCAGCAGTACCTGGTGCTCCTTAACCAGCTCCACCTCAGCCAG gctCACCTGCTGGCCGTCCTGGAGCAGATCATGGAGGAGTGCATCCCCACACAGCGACACAGCCGTGACTACCTGGTGAAGTTCCCTGAGGAGCTCTTGGTGGACAACCTGGGCAACCACATGCTGTTTGCTGCCGAG gtgCTGGCTCCTGATGGCCTCGGGTCCCAGCAGTGTCTCTTGGCCGGGACCTTCCTGGAGGTGGAGGAGGCGGACAGGGCCCAGCTGCGGCCCCAGGCCAGGAAGCTGCTATGCAGCCTGGAGCTGGTGCGGACGGTGCTGCGGGAGCAGAGCCTGAGCCAGCCTGGCTCCTACCCCGAGCCCGTCCAGGCTGCACTCGTCCAGTTCGACCAGCTCTTCGCGGAGTTCGAGCTGAG CTATGTGTCCTCACTAGTGGCAGTGAAGTCACCCGAGGAGATCTACAGGCAGCAGGAGATCATCGTGCTCTTCTGTGAGACGGTGGAGAG agctCTGCGCCTGGGCTACCTGACTCAGGAGATGATTGATGGCTACGAACCGCTGCTCATGTTCACCATCCCTCGCCTGGCCATTATCAG TGGCCTCCTCATCTACCCTGAGGGTCCcctcagcctggagcagagcccTGAGCAGATGTCCCGGGTCTTCAGCCCCTTTTACAACCTTCTGAAGAAGATCAG GGACCTGCTGCGGGTGCTGTCGGTGGaggagctctgcctgctggagaGGAGCCTGTGCACAGCTGAACCAGAGGATCACTGCGGTCCAaccacccccccagcctggggggcaGCTGTGCCCAGAGCAGACCCCACTGCTCCCTGGGGTCTCCTGGAGgtcccctgcacccccccacccccccacacctgCACGACGCGGCTAGGACCCCCCGGCTCAGTGGACGACCCAGGCACCGATTGGCGGTGGGG cccccagccccccgggagCAGCCCAGGGACAGAGCTCAATGCCACGGGTGCCCACTGCTCAGAGCTGCGCTCTCACTACAGCAGCACCAAGGACATGTTGCACACCCTCTTCGTCTGCATCTCGG GCGTGGCTGATCAGCTCCAGACCAACTTTGCCAGCGACCTGCGGAGCATCTTGAAAACCGTCTTCAAGATCGTCACCTCACAGGCAGAGCCCTCGGAGGAGCCGAGTGCCAGCC AGGAAGAGAACGGTGACCCATGTGTGACAGATGCTCCCCGTGTGGCTGACTGCcccctgtgctccagccctgcgGAGGCTGCTGGACTCCGGAGGGCAG GTGCCCGCCGCCTGCCCGAGTGGGTGCCGGACAGCACGTGCAGCcagtgctctgcctgcagctcacCCTTCACCCTGCTGCGCCGCAGGCACCACTGCCGCAGCTGCGGGAAG ATCTTCTGTGCCCGCTGCTCGCCGCACACCGCAGCACTGCCGCACTACGGCCAGCCAAAACCCGTGCGTGTCTGCACCCACTGCTATGCCACACACCTCCCACCCGTGCCCCGGCGTGACCGGAGCCGGTGA
- the LOC102054907 gene encoding lateral signaling target protein 2 homolog isoform X1: protein MLPAALRRWLRRPKRSDPRLLSQFFFADERVTQVVAEINGLDAELDPQQYLVLLNQLHLSQAHLLAVLEQIMEECIPTQRHSRDYLVKFPEELLVDNLGNHMLFAAEVLAPDGLGSQQCLLAGTFLEVEEADRAQLRPQARKLLCSLELVRTVLREQSLSQPGSYPEPVQAALVQFDQLFAEFELSYVSSLVAVKSPEEIYRQQEIIVLFCETVERALRLGYLTQEMIDGYEPLLMFTIPRLAIISGLLIYPEGPLSLEQSPEQMSRVFSPFYNLLKKIRDLLRVLSVEELCLLERSLCTAEPEDHCGPTTPPAWGAAVPRADPTAPWGLLEVPCTPPPPHTCTTRLGPPGSVDDPGTDWRWGPQPPGSSPGTELNATGAHCSELRSHYSSTKDMLHTLFVCISGVADQLQTNFASDLRSILKTVFKIVTSQAEPSEEPSASQEENGDPCVTDAPRVADCPLCSSPAEAAGLRRAAGARRLPEWVPDSTCSQCSACSSPFTLLRRRHHCRSCGKIFCARCSPHTAALPHYGQPKPVRVCTHCYATHLPPVPRRDRSR, encoded by the exons ATGCTgcccgccgcgctccgccgctGGCTGCGCCGGCCCAAG CGCTCCGACCCCCGCCTGCTCTCCCAGTTCTTCTTTGCTGACGAGAGGGTGACGCAGGTGGTAGCCGAGATCAACGGGCTGGATGCTGAGCTGGACCCGCAGCAGTACCTGGTGCTCCTTAACCAGCTCCACCTCAGCCAG gctCACCTGCTGGCCGTCCTGGAGCAGATCATGGAGGAGTGCATCCCCACACAGCGACACAGCCGTGACTACCTGGTGAAGTTCCCTGAGGAGCTCTTGGTGGACAACCTGGGCAACCACATGCTGTTTGCTGCCGAG gtgCTGGCTCCTGATGGCCTCGGGTCCCAGCAGTGTCTCTTGGCCGGGACCTTCCTGGAGGTGGAGGAGGCGGACAGGGCCCAGCTGCGGCCCCAGGCCAGGAAGCTGCTATGCAGCCTGGAGCTGGTGCGGACGGTGCTGCGGGAGCAGAGCCTGAGCCAGCCTGGCTCCTACCCCGAGCCCGTCCAGGCTGCACTCGTCCAGTTCGACCAGCTCTTCGCGGAGTTCGAGCTGAG CTATGTGTCCTCACTAGTGGCAGTGAAGTCACCCGAGGAGATCTACAGGCAGCAGGAGATCATCGTGCTCTTCTGTGAGACGGTGGAGAG agctCTGCGCCTGGGCTACCTGACTCAGGAGATGATTGATGGCTACGAACCGCTGCTCATGTTCACCATCCCTCGCCTGGCCATTATCAG TGGCCTCCTCATCTACCCTGAGGGTCCcctcagcctggagcagagcccTGAGCAGATGTCCCGGGTCTTCAGCCCCTTTTACAACCTTCTGAAGAAGATCAG GGACCTGCTGCGGGTGCTGTCGGTGGaggagctctgcctgctggagaGGAGCCTGTGCACAGCTGAACCAGAGGATCACTGCGGTCCAaccacccccccagcctggggggcaGCTGTGCCCAGAGCAGACCCCACTGCTCCCTGGGGTCTCCTGGAGgtcccctgcacccccccacccccccacacctgCACGACGCGGCTAGGACCCCCCGGCTCAGTGGACGACCCAGGCACCGATTGGCGGTGGGG cccccagccccccgggagCAGCCCAGGGACAGAGCTCAATGCCACGGGTGCCCACTGCTCAGAGCTGCGCTCTCACTACAGCAGCACCAAGGACATGTTGCACACCCTCTTCGTCTGCATCTCGG GCGTGGCTGATCAGCTCCAGACCAACTTTGCCAGCGACCTGCGGAGCATCTTGAAAACCGTCTTCAAGATCGTCACCTCACAGGCAGAGCCCTCGGAGGAGCCGAGTGCCAGCC AGGAAGAGAACGGTGACCCATGTGTGACAGATGCTCCCCGTGTGGCTGACTGCcccctgtgctccagccctgcgGAGGCTGCTGGACTCCGGAGGGCAG CAGGTGCCCGCCGCCTGCCCGAGTGGGTGCCGGACAGCACGTGCAGCcagtgctctgcctgcagctcacCCTTCACCCTGCTGCGCCGCAGGCACCACTGCCGCAGCTGCGGGAAG ATCTTCTGTGCCCGCTGCTCGCCGCACACCGCAGCACTGCCGCACTACGGCCAGCCAAAACCCGTGCGTGTCTGCACCCACTGCTATGCCACACACCTCCCACCCGTGCCCCGGCGTGACCGGAGCCGGTGA
- the LOC102054907 gene encoding lateral signaling target protein 2 homolog isoform X3 yields the protein MLPAALRRWLRRPKRSDPRLLSQFFFADERVTQVVAEINGLDAELDPQQYLVLLNQLHLSQAHLLAVLEQIMEECIPTQRHSRDYLVKFPEELLVDNLGNHMLFAAEQCLLAGTFLEVEEADRAQLRPQARKLLCSLELVRTVLREQSLSQPGSYPEPVQAALVQFDQLFAEFELSYVSSLVAVKSPEEIYRQQEIIVLFCETVERALRLGYLTQEMIDGYEPLLMFTIPRLAIISGLLIYPEGPLSLEQSPEQMSRVFSPFYNLLKKIRDLLRVLSVEELCLLERSLCTAEPEDHCGPTTPPAWGAAVPRADPTAPWGLLEVPCTPPPPHTCTTRLGPPGSVDDPGTDWRWGPQPPGSSPGTELNATGAHCSELRSHYSSTKDMLHTLFVCISGVADQLQTNFASDLRSILKTVFKIVTSQAEPSEEPSASQEENGDPCVTDAPRVADCPLCSSPAEAAGLRRAAGARRLPEWVPDSTCSQCSACSSPFTLLRRRHHCRSCGKIFCARCSPHTAALPHYGQPKPVRVCTHCYATHLPPVPRRDRSR from the exons ATGCTgcccgccgcgctccgccgctGGCTGCGCCGGCCCAAG CGCTCCGACCCCCGCCTGCTCTCCCAGTTCTTCTTTGCTGACGAGAGGGTGACGCAGGTGGTAGCCGAGATCAACGGGCTGGATGCTGAGCTGGACCCGCAGCAGTACCTGGTGCTCCTTAACCAGCTCCACCTCAGCCAG gctCACCTGCTGGCCGTCCTGGAGCAGATCATGGAGGAGTGCATCCCCACACAGCGACACAGCCGTGACTACCTGGTGAAGTTCCCTGAGGAGCTCTTGGTGGACAACCTGGGCAACCACATGCTGTTTGCTGCCGAG CAGTGTCTCTTGGCCGGGACCTTCCTGGAGGTGGAGGAGGCGGACAGGGCCCAGCTGCGGCCCCAGGCCAGGAAGCTGCTATGCAGCCTGGAGCTGGTGCGGACGGTGCTGCGGGAGCAGAGCCTGAGCCAGCCTGGCTCCTACCCCGAGCCCGTCCAGGCTGCACTCGTCCAGTTCGACCAGCTCTTCGCGGAGTTCGAGCTGAG CTATGTGTCCTCACTAGTGGCAGTGAAGTCACCCGAGGAGATCTACAGGCAGCAGGAGATCATCGTGCTCTTCTGTGAGACGGTGGAGAG agctCTGCGCCTGGGCTACCTGACTCAGGAGATGATTGATGGCTACGAACCGCTGCTCATGTTCACCATCCCTCGCCTGGCCATTATCAG TGGCCTCCTCATCTACCCTGAGGGTCCcctcagcctggagcagagcccTGAGCAGATGTCCCGGGTCTTCAGCCCCTTTTACAACCTTCTGAAGAAGATCAG GGACCTGCTGCGGGTGCTGTCGGTGGaggagctctgcctgctggagaGGAGCCTGTGCACAGCTGAACCAGAGGATCACTGCGGTCCAaccacccccccagcctggggggcaGCTGTGCCCAGAGCAGACCCCACTGCTCCCTGGGGTCTCCTGGAGgtcccctgcacccccccacccccccacacctgCACGACGCGGCTAGGACCCCCCGGCTCAGTGGACGACCCAGGCACCGATTGGCGGTGGGG cccccagccccccgggagCAGCCCAGGGACAGAGCTCAATGCCACGGGTGCCCACTGCTCAGAGCTGCGCTCTCACTACAGCAGCACCAAGGACATGTTGCACACCCTCTTCGTCTGCATCTCGG GCGTGGCTGATCAGCTCCAGACCAACTTTGCCAGCGACCTGCGGAGCATCTTGAAAACCGTCTTCAAGATCGTCACCTCACAGGCAGAGCCCTCGGAGGAGCCGAGTGCCAGCC AGGAAGAGAACGGTGACCCATGTGTGACAGATGCTCCCCGTGTGGCTGACTGCcccctgtgctccagccctgcgGAGGCTGCTGGACTCCGGAGGGCAG CAGGTGCCCGCCGCCTGCCCGAGTGGGTGCCGGACAGCACGTGCAGCcagtgctctgcctgcagctcacCCTTCACCCTGCTGCGCCGCAGGCACCACTGCCGCAGCTGCGGGAAG ATCTTCTGTGCCCGCTGCTCGCCGCACACCGCAGCACTGCCGCACTACGGCCAGCCAAAACCCGTGCGTGTCTGCACCCACTGCTATGCCACACACCTCCCACCCGTGCCCCGGCGTGACCGGAGCCGGTGA
- the LOC102054907 gene encoding lateral signaling target protein 2 homolog isoform X4, whose translation MLPAALRRWLRRPKRSDPRLLSQFFFADERVTQVVAEINGLDAELDPQQYLVLLNQLHLSQAHLLAVLEQIMEECIPTQRHSRDYLVKFPEELLVDNLGNHMLFAAECLLAGTFLEVEEADRAQLRPQARKLLCSLELVRTVLREQSLSQPGSYPEPVQAALVQFDQLFAEFELSYVSSLVAVKSPEEIYRQQEIIVLFCETVERALRLGYLTQEMIDGYEPLLMFTIPRLAIISGLLIYPEGPLSLEQSPEQMSRVFSPFYNLLKKIRDLLRVLSVEELCLLERSLCTAEPEDHCGPTTPPAWGAAVPRADPTAPWGLLEVPCTPPPPHTCTTRLGPPGSVDDPGTDWRWGPQPPGSSPGTELNATGAHCSELRSHYSSTKDMLHTLFVCISGVADQLQTNFASDLRSILKTVFKIVTSQAEPSEEPSASQEENGDPCVTDAPRVADCPLCSSPAEAAGLRRAAGARRLPEWVPDSTCSQCSACSSPFTLLRRRHHCRSCGKIFCARCSPHTAALPHYGQPKPVRVCTHCYATHLPPVPRRDRSR comes from the exons ATGCTgcccgccgcgctccgccgctGGCTGCGCCGGCCCAAG CGCTCCGACCCCCGCCTGCTCTCCCAGTTCTTCTTTGCTGACGAGAGGGTGACGCAGGTGGTAGCCGAGATCAACGGGCTGGATGCTGAGCTGGACCCGCAGCAGTACCTGGTGCTCCTTAACCAGCTCCACCTCAGCCAG gctCACCTGCTGGCCGTCCTGGAGCAGATCATGGAGGAGTGCATCCCCACACAGCGACACAGCCGTGACTACCTGGTGAAGTTCCCTGAGGAGCTCTTGGTGGACAACCTGGGCAACCACATGCTGTTTGCTGCCGAG TGTCTCTTGGCCGGGACCTTCCTGGAGGTGGAGGAGGCGGACAGGGCCCAGCTGCGGCCCCAGGCCAGGAAGCTGCTATGCAGCCTGGAGCTGGTGCGGACGGTGCTGCGGGAGCAGAGCCTGAGCCAGCCTGGCTCCTACCCCGAGCCCGTCCAGGCTGCACTCGTCCAGTTCGACCAGCTCTTCGCGGAGTTCGAGCTGAG CTATGTGTCCTCACTAGTGGCAGTGAAGTCACCCGAGGAGATCTACAGGCAGCAGGAGATCATCGTGCTCTTCTGTGAGACGGTGGAGAG agctCTGCGCCTGGGCTACCTGACTCAGGAGATGATTGATGGCTACGAACCGCTGCTCATGTTCACCATCCCTCGCCTGGCCATTATCAG TGGCCTCCTCATCTACCCTGAGGGTCCcctcagcctggagcagagcccTGAGCAGATGTCCCGGGTCTTCAGCCCCTTTTACAACCTTCTGAAGAAGATCAG GGACCTGCTGCGGGTGCTGTCGGTGGaggagctctgcctgctggagaGGAGCCTGTGCACAGCTGAACCAGAGGATCACTGCGGTCCAaccacccccccagcctggggggcaGCTGTGCCCAGAGCAGACCCCACTGCTCCCTGGGGTCTCCTGGAGgtcccctgcacccccccacccccccacacctgCACGACGCGGCTAGGACCCCCCGGCTCAGTGGACGACCCAGGCACCGATTGGCGGTGGGG cccccagccccccgggagCAGCCCAGGGACAGAGCTCAATGCCACGGGTGCCCACTGCTCAGAGCTGCGCTCTCACTACAGCAGCACCAAGGACATGTTGCACACCCTCTTCGTCTGCATCTCGG GCGTGGCTGATCAGCTCCAGACCAACTTTGCCAGCGACCTGCGGAGCATCTTGAAAACCGTCTTCAAGATCGTCACCTCACAGGCAGAGCCCTCGGAGGAGCCGAGTGCCAGCC AGGAAGAGAACGGTGACCCATGTGTGACAGATGCTCCCCGTGTGGCTGACTGCcccctgtgctccagccctgcgGAGGCTGCTGGACTCCGGAGGGCAG CAGGTGCCCGCCGCCTGCCCGAGTGGGTGCCGGACAGCACGTGCAGCcagtgctctgcctgcagctcacCCTTCACCCTGCTGCGCCGCAGGCACCACTGCCGCAGCTGCGGGAAG ATCTTCTGTGCCCGCTGCTCGCCGCACACCGCAGCACTGCCGCACTACGGCCAGCCAAAACCCGTGCGTGTCTGCACCCACTGCTATGCCACACACCTCCCACCCGTGCCCCGGCGTGACCGGAGCCGGTGA